The following proteins are co-located in the Nocardia bhagyanarayanae genome:
- the yidC gene encoding membrane protein insertase YidC: protein MLDVVYYPVSAVLWLWHTAFAALLGPGSGLAWVPAVVFLVATLRAAMYPLFLKQVRTQAVVRRLQPQIEALRKRYPDDRQRQAAEIQKLHRQHGVRVLAGCLPMLGQGLVFLALFHVLRSFDRTGTASHLPFQATPTPMTPEQNAQTPNYAFDAADVQSFLQAKLFGAPLSATLAGQPSVTIAAVAGTLMVLAALATHVTARASIARQDPAATQVPMLNTLTLWVFPAGVLIGGAVLPVVILLYWVSNNAWTLAQQHFTYRWIDAESQPAPTASDTSGTTSAPRPGAKPRRRR from the coding sequence ATGCTCGATGTCGTCTACTACCCTGTCTCCGCCGTGCTCTGGCTCTGGCACACCGCCTTCGCCGCGCTGCTCGGGCCCGGCAGCGGTCTGGCCTGGGTGCCGGCCGTGGTGTTCCTCGTCGCCACCCTCCGCGCGGCCATGTATCCCCTGTTCCTGAAACAGGTCCGAACCCAGGCCGTCGTGCGGCGCCTGCAACCCCAGATCGAGGCGCTGCGCAAGCGCTACCCGGACGACCGGCAACGCCAGGCCGCCGAGATCCAGAAGCTGCACCGGCAACACGGTGTGCGCGTACTGGCCGGCTGCCTTCCGATGCTCGGCCAGGGATTGGTGTTCCTCGCGCTGTTCCACGTGCTGCGATCGTTCGACCGCACCGGCACGGCGAGCCATCTGCCCTTCCAGGCGACGCCGACGCCGATGACGCCCGAACAGAACGCGCAGACACCGAACTACGCCTTCGACGCCGCCGACGTGCAATCGTTCCTGCAGGCGAAACTGTTCGGGGCGCCGCTGTCGGCCACCCTGGCCGGGCAGCCGAGCGTCACGATCGCCGCGGTCGCGGGCACGCTGATGGTGCTGGCGGCCCTCGCGACACATGTCACGGCGCGGGCATCGATCGCCCGCCAGGACCCGGCCGCGACGCAGGTTCCGATGCTGAACACGTTGACGCTGTGGGTGTTTCCCGCGGGCGTGCTGATCGGCGGCGCGGTACTTCCCGTCGTGATCCTGCTGTACTGGGTGTCGAACAACGCGTGGACGCTGGCCCAGCAGCACTTCACGTACCGGTGGATCGACGCCGAAAGTCAGCCCGCCCCAACGGCTTCGGATACCTCCGGGACGACGAGCGCCCCACGACCGGGCGCGAAACCACGCCGCCGCCGCTGA
- a CDS encoding helix-turn-helix transcriptional regulator — protein sequence MEKALVTDGVSATPPASGGARTPDESPRRATALLRPGILAFGGAIRPTALHAHHTVQLLAARTPITVMDAGGVRHRGTRIIVPADAPHRIETAAEGAALYLDPETAAGAAADRRAHAGGWADDQPALPATLAGAPIAEQVAAIVRELRCAPTAANGAQRHGAVTEALRLLPSLVPDHSIRGSDVAKRVGLSPARLSHLFAEQVGMPLRPYMLWLRLRVAIGRFRSGDDLAAAAHAAGFDDSTQLTRTCRRTFGLTPAALHRADQWDLGDGA from the coding sequence ATGGAGAAGGCTCTGGTCACCGACGGGGTGTCCGCGACACCCCCAGCCTCGGGCGGCGCCCGCACGCCCGACGAATCCCCTCGGCGGGCAACGGCTTTGCTGCGGCCGGGGATTCTCGCCTTCGGCGGCGCGATCCGCCCGACCGCGCTGCACGCCCACCACACCGTCCAATTGCTCGCCGCCCGTACGCCGATCACGGTGATGGACGCGGGCGGGGTGCGGCACCGCGGCACCAGGATCATCGTGCCCGCCGACGCGCCGCACCGGATCGAGACCGCCGCCGAAGGCGCCGCGCTCTACCTCGATCCGGAGACCGCGGCGGGCGCGGCCGCCGATCGCCGCGCGCACGCCGGCGGCTGGGCCGACGATCAGCCCGCGCTGCCCGCGACGCTGGCCGGTGCGCCGATCGCCGAGCAGGTGGCCGCCATCGTGCGCGAATTGCGTTGCGCTCCAACGGCCGCCAACGGCGCCCAGCGGCACGGCGCGGTGACCGAGGCGCTGCGGCTGCTGCCGAGCCTGGTGCCGGATCATTCGATCCGCGGGTCCGACGTGGCGAAACGGGTCGGGCTCTCCCCCGCCCGGCTCTCGCACCTGTTCGCCGAGCAGGTCGGAATGCCGTTGCGCCCGTACATGCTGTGGTTGCGGCTGCGGGTGGCGATCGGCCGGTTCCGTTCCGGCGACGATCTCGCCGCCGCCGCGCACGCCGCCGGTTTCGACGACAGCACCCAGCTCACCCGCACCTGCCGTCGCACCTTCGGACTGACGCCCGCCGCGCTGCACCGAGCCGATCAGTGGGATCTCGGCGACGGAGCGTGA
- a CDS encoding NUDIX domain-containing protein, whose amino-acid sequence MSFAERYPLLHTPARWEWGGLDVRFSTELPADELVTNVHVVCFVGERIVLCRDDRDVWLLPGGTREAGESVDECLRRELREEAGARPVGPVRWLGAHHATSDAPEPYRPWQPHPHKAWLWCAADVVLDGSPTNPADAEQILEVRAFAFEDALEHAATDGVHLPELLTLATELHRPARP is encoded by the coding sequence GTGAGTTTCGCCGAGCGCTATCCGCTGCTGCACACCCCGGCCCGCTGGGAGTGGGGCGGTCTGGACGTCCGCTTTTCCACCGAGCTGCCTGCCGACGAGCTGGTGACCAACGTGCACGTCGTGTGTTTCGTCGGCGAGCGGATCGTGCTGTGCCGCGACGACCGCGACGTCTGGCTGCTGCCCGGCGGGACAAGGGAGGCGGGCGAATCGGTGGACGAGTGCCTGCGCCGCGAGCTGCGCGAGGAGGCGGGCGCGCGCCCGGTCGGCCCGGTGCGGTGGCTCGGCGCGCACCACGCGACCAGTGACGCGCCGGAACCGTACCGGCCGTGGCAGCCGCACCCGCACAAGGCGTGGCTGTGGTGCGCCGCCGACGTCGTCCTGGACGGCTCCCCCACCAATCCCGCCGACGCCGAGCAGATCCTCGAGGTCCGCGCCTTCGCCTTCGAGGACGCGCTCGAACACGCCGCCACCGACGGCGTGCACCTGCCCGAACTCCTCACGCTGGCAACGGAATTGCACCGACCCGCCAGGCCCTAG
- a CDS encoding CocE/NonD family hydrolase → MTISSRARFRRRAATVALAAITALGPTVQLAPGASAVPAAGPVPSAPTNFGLPADYVPTPERYGIEYQLGQVIPLADGTTLQAEVRYPTDPATGRRAEGEFPVVVNFTTYGALSSALTAAVTGVIDQLRIPLPDHLRDARRIVNQATSAQDMLVRRGYIEVIADVRGTGGSTGAWNPASKQDGLDGAQVVDWAARLPGSSGEVGMYGYSFPALSAMRTAESVGPGSPLKAIVPMAMPNNIFNEVLGHDGLMSPLLLTVISLMVPYLSLIGPFMTAVVTPQTFLQALGDHLAALVSTDSTLVKLVEAYAGGPLAYDGAWWQERRFETELKALVDNDIAMYQVGGLWDLYQEGPWRNYSQLQNLAAGRDQFAPMAPGQPTDGRFQLLMGPWYHVGLGFGPGSRLDTDMITLAWFDRFLKGIDNGVDETERTLHVIDANNNAVATSRYPSEHAEIQRRYFDGDRLVAEQPTIAEAADRLDYSGVDNICNRQTLGQYSGGLLDFVFRVFNAYNPCTEWVQSPTAGHAYTMDPVTEPTVLAGPSSLTLYASSTSTDAAFQVWLDDVAPDGTSVNITGGSQLASLRTLDEEKTWRAADGAVYGPEHVVRKEAEQLLVPGEVTRMEIKLRPAFHRLEPGHALRVRITSGTFPSTIPVPTDLPRLIGSSQRIHRDASGPSSLVVPLAPATAFD, encoded by the coding sequence TTGACGATTTCGAGCCGGGCGCGGTTCCGCCGCCGCGCCGCCACGGTCGCCCTCGCGGCGATCACCGCCCTCGGGCCGACCGTTCAGCTCGCGCCCGGCGCGAGCGCCGTCCCCGCCGCGGGACCGGTGCCGTCCGCGCCGACGAACTTCGGGCTGCCCGCGGACTACGTGCCGACGCCGGAGCGGTACGGCATCGAATATCAACTGGGACAGGTGATTCCGCTCGCCGACGGCACCACATTGCAGGCCGAGGTCAGGTATCCGACCGACCCGGCGACCGGGCGACGGGCCGAGGGCGAGTTTCCGGTGGTCGTCAACTTCACCACCTACGGCGCGCTCTCGAGCGCGCTCACCGCCGCCGTCACCGGCGTCATCGATCAACTGCGCATCCCGCTGCCCGACCATCTGCGCGACGCGCGCCGCATCGTCAACCAGGCCACCAGCGCCCAGGACATGCTGGTGCGGCGCGGCTACATCGAGGTGATCGCCGACGTGCGCGGCACCGGCGGGTCCACCGGCGCCTGGAATCCGGCATCGAAACAGGACGGCCTCGACGGCGCGCAGGTGGTGGACTGGGCGGCCCGGCTGCCGGGTTCCAGCGGCGAGGTCGGCATGTACGGGTACTCGTTTCCGGCGCTGTCGGCCATGCGGACCGCCGAATCCGTCGGTCCAGGTTCGCCGTTGAAGGCGATCGTGCCGATGGCCATGCCCAACAACATCTTCAACGAGGTGCTCGGCCACGACGGATTGATGAGCCCGCTGCTGCTCACCGTCATCTCGCTGATGGTGCCGTATCTGAGTCTCATCGGCCCCTTCATGACGGCGGTGGTGACTCCGCAGACCTTCCTGCAGGCGCTCGGCGATCACCTCGCGGCGCTGGTGTCGACCGACAGCACCCTCGTCAAGCTGGTGGAGGCGTACGCGGGCGGCCCGCTGGCCTACGACGGCGCGTGGTGGCAGGAGCGCCGATTCGAGACCGAGCTGAAAGCGTTGGTGGACAACGACATCGCCATGTACCAGGTCGGCGGCCTGTGGGATCTGTACCAGGAAGGACCGTGGCGCAACTACTCTCAGCTCCAGAATCTGGCGGCGGGGCGCGACCAGTTCGCGCCGATGGCGCCCGGGCAGCCGACCGACGGGCGGTTCCAGCTGCTGATGGGTCCCTGGTACCACGTCGGCCTCGGCTTCGGGCCCGGCTCGCGGCTCGACACCGACATGATCACGCTGGCCTGGTTCGACCGCTTCCTCAAGGGCATCGACAACGGCGTCGACGAGACCGAGCGCACGCTGCACGTCATCGACGCGAACAACAACGCCGTCGCGACCTCGCGATATCCGTCCGAGCATGCCGAGATTCAGCGCCGCTACTTCGACGGTGACCGGCTCGTGGCCGAGCAGCCCACGATCGCGGAGGCCGCCGACCGGCTCGACTACAGCGGCGTGGACAACATCTGCAACCGGCAGACCTTGGGCCAGTACTCCGGCGGCCTGCTCGACTTCGTCTTCCGGGTCTTCAACGCCTACAACCCGTGTACCGAATGGGTGCAGAGCCCGACCGCGGGGCACGCGTACACGATGGACCCGGTGACCGAGCCGACGGTGCTGGCGGGTCCGAGCAGTCTCACCCTCTACGCCTCGTCGACCAGTACCGACGCCGCTTTTCAGGTGTGGCTCGACGATGTGGCACCGGACGGCACCTCGGTGAACATCACCGGCGGCTCGCAGCTGGCCAGCCTGCGCACCCTCGACGAGGAGAAGACCTGGCGGGCCGCGGACGGCGCCGTCTACGGGCCCGAGCACGTGGTGCGCAAGGAGGCCGAGCAACTGCTCGTCCCCGGCGAGGTGACGCGGATGGAGATCAAGCTGCGCCCGGCGTTCCATCGGCTCGAGCCGGGACACGCGCTGCGAGTACGGATCACCAGCGGCACCTTCCCCTCCACGATCCCGGTGCCCACCGATCTGCCGCGGCTGATCGGCTCCTCCCAGCGGATCCACCGGGACGCGAGCGGGCCGTCGAGCCTGGTTGTTCCGCTGGCTCCCGCCACCGCGTTCGACTAG
- a CDS encoding nitroreductase family deazaflavin-dependent oxidoreductase, whose amino-acid sequence MVLPRAVARFNRHVTNPAAGLIASTVPPFGVVVHKGRKSGRAYRTPVWVFEDDGVYRIALTYGRDAEWVKNVVAAGGFELETRGRTVELLDPVVLEDRSAGWAPFGVRQVLRSIAAKYYLQAGPVG is encoded by the coding sequence ATGGTGCTTCCGCGCGCAGTGGCGAGATTCAACCGGCACGTGACCAATCCGGCGGCCGGGTTGATCGCGAGCACGGTGCCGCCGTTCGGTGTCGTGGTGCACAAGGGGCGAAAATCCGGGCGCGCGTATCGAACTCCGGTGTGGGTGTTCGAGGACGACGGCGTCTACCGCATCGCGCTGACCTACGGTCGCGACGCGGAGTGGGTCAAGAACGTCGTCGCCGCGGGCGGTTTCGAGCTCGAGACCAGGGGCCGCACGGTCGAACTCCTGGATCCTGTGGTGCTCGAGGACCGGTCCGCGGGCTGGGCGCCGTTCGGTGTCCGGCAGGTGCTGCGGAGCATCGCCGCCAAGTACTACCTGCAGGCCGGTCCTGTCGGCTGA
- a CDS encoding DUF6412 domain-containing protein gives MFSRVRLTAFAVFACLASAFALLATPLPEHASLAALGVLAAAMFAMVALRGAAVTPVVVPHCGPPPSAQRRRRGSYLRQSNPDTAGRPRPRAPGLVTG, from the coding sequence GTGTTCTCGCGGGTTCGGCTGACGGCATTCGCGGTATTCGCGTGCCTGGCTTCCGCGTTCGCGCTGCTGGCCACGCCCCTGCCCGAGCACGCCTCGCTGGCCGCGCTCGGCGTGCTCGCCGCCGCGATGTTCGCGATGGTGGCGCTGCGCGGCGCGGCGGTCACGCCGGTCGTCGTCCCGCATTGCGGACCGCCGCCGTCGGCGCAGCGCCGCAGGCGCGGTTCGTATCTGCGCCAGAGCAATCCCGACACGGCGGGCCGTCCGCGGCCGCGAGCTCCGGGACTGGTCACGGGCTGA
- a CDS encoding NUDIX hydrolase, which translates to MIAVYDRQGREVGAADRAEVYREGLWHASSGVLVRSMDGERVYVHRRTDTKMVFAGMHDCLAGGVVAPGEDPARTAIRELGEELGILLGPDATPPLPMAGASWDGEWEGRPMRCHLFAYELRYDGPIRHQPEEIADGWWWTGAELRAHLADPDWPFVPDTRVLVGDLLT; encoded by the coding sequence ATGATCGCGGTCTACGACCGGCAGGGGCGAGAGGTCGGCGCGGCCGATCGCGCCGAGGTCTATCGCGAGGGACTGTGGCACGCCAGTTCGGGGGTGCTGGTGCGGTCGATGGACGGCGAGCGGGTCTACGTGCACCGCCGCACCGACACGAAGATGGTGTTCGCCGGGATGCACGACTGCCTCGCGGGCGGTGTCGTCGCGCCGGGCGAGGATCCGGCGCGCACCGCGATCCGGGAACTCGGCGAAGAGCTCGGCATCCTGCTCGGACCGGACGCGACGCCGCCGCTGCCGATGGCCGGCGCGTCCTGGGACGGGGAATGGGAGGGCAGGCCGATGCGCTGCCACCTGTTCGCCTACGAGCTGCGCTACGACGGCCCCATCCGTCATCAGCCCGAGGAGATCGCCGACGGCTGGTGGTGGACCGGCGCGGAACTGCGCGCCCACCTCGCCGACCCGGACTGGCCGTTCGTCCCGGACACCCGGGTGCTGGTCGGCGATCTCCTCACCTGA
- a CDS encoding AMP-dependent synthetase/ligase: MVPSTTPAVERARPDTLCAAFQANVARHADAVALRTLGGGQTITWREYGARVRAIATGLAALGVRHGDTVALMLTNRPEFHLCDTAVLHAGATPFSVYNTNPVELLAYQFGNARNRAVICESQFAPRILDAVAAAAERGHRVEHVIVVDDAPAGTVALGALESDSAPEGFDFEATWRAVRPEDLLTIVYTSGTTGPPKGVELTHTNFIENARVIDEFGGGGPDDRVISYLPDAHAANRWFAHYLTMLEGGQITTVADLEQVAAALAEVRPTVFLGVPRVWVKVKGALEERFAAEPPPRRALARWAVGVGRDRARAASDGRALGFSGRVQHAVAERLVLGPLRARLGLDQVRVAVTGSVAIPPDVHEFFLGLGLPLCEGYGMTECTAGATLNGPARIKIGTVGTPLPGAEVRLAADGEVLIRGKMVMRGYRDDPVKTTETVDADGWLHTGDIGFFDADGYLSIVGRKKELIINAAGKNMSPANIENTITENCPLAGTVVVIGEQRPYNTALICLDPDLAAAFGKRNGLADTSVADLAASPEVLAEIERGVTAANGKLSRVEQIKKYRVLGEVWEPGGDCLTATGKLRRAPIATRYTDTIEALYSA; encoded by the coding sequence TTGGTTCCCTCCACAACTCCGGCGGTCGAACGGGCGCGTCCGGACACCCTGTGCGCGGCGTTCCAGGCGAACGTGGCCCGCCACGCCGACGCGGTCGCGCTGCGCACCCTCGGCGGCGGGCAGACGATCACCTGGCGCGAGTACGGCGCGCGGGTCCGCGCCATCGCGACCGGTCTCGCCGCGCTCGGCGTGCGCCACGGCGACACCGTCGCGCTGATGCTGACCAACCGGCCGGAGTTCCACCTGTGCGACACCGCCGTGCTGCACGCGGGCGCCACGCCCTTCTCGGTGTACAACACCAATCCGGTCGAGCTGCTCGCCTATCAGTTCGGCAACGCACGGAATCGGGCGGTCATCTGCGAAAGCCAGTTCGCACCACGGATTCTGGATGCGGTCGCGGCGGCGGCCGAGCGGGGTCACCGCGTCGAGCACGTGATCGTGGTGGACGACGCGCCCGCGGGCACCGTGGCGCTCGGCGCGCTCGAATCCGACTCGGCGCCGGAGGGTTTCGATTTCGAGGCGACGTGGCGCGCGGTGCGTCCCGAGGACTTGCTCACCATCGTCTACACCTCGGGTACCACGGGCCCGCCGAAGGGCGTCGAACTCACGCACACCAACTTCATCGAGAACGCGCGCGTCATCGATGAATTCGGCGGCGGCGGACCGGATGACCGGGTCATCTCCTACCTGCCGGACGCGCACGCGGCCAACCGGTGGTTCGCGCACTACCTGACCATGCTGGAGGGCGGCCAGATCACCACGGTCGCCGATCTCGAGCAGGTGGCCGCCGCGCTGGCCGAGGTGCGGCCGACGGTGTTCCTCGGCGTGCCCCGCGTGTGGGTGAAAGTCAAAGGCGCGCTGGAGGAACGGTTCGCCGCGGAGCCGCCGCCGCGTCGCGCACTGGCCCGGTGGGCGGTCGGCGTGGGCCGCGATCGTGCGCGGGCCGCCTCCGACGGACGCGCGCTCGGGTTCTCCGGACGCGTCCAGCACGCCGTCGCCGAACGCCTGGTGCTCGGTCCGCTGCGCGCCAGGCTCGGCCTGGACCAGGTGCGCGTTGCCGTGACGGGGTCGGTAGCCATCCCGCCCGACGTGCACGAGTTCTTCCTCGGTCTCGGCCTGCCGTTGTGCGAGGGGTACGGCATGACCGAGTGCACCGCAGGCGCGACGCTGAACGGCCCGGCCCGGATCAAGATCGGCACGGTCGGCACGCCGCTGCCTGGCGCCGAGGTCCGCCTCGCGGCGGACGGCGAGGTGCTGATCCGGGGAAAGATGGTGATGCGCGGGTATCGCGACGACCCGGTCAAGACGACTGAGACAGTGGATGCCGACGGCTGGCTGCACACCGGCGACATCGGCTTCTTCGACGCCGACGGCTACCTGTCGATCGTGGGCCGCAAGAAAGAGCTCATCATCAACGCCGCGGGCAAGAACATGTCCCCGGCCAACATCGAGAACACGATCACCGAGAACTGCCCGCTGGCAGGCACGGTCGTGGTGATCGGCGAACAGCGCCCCTACAACACCGCGCTGATCTGTCTCGACCCCGATCTGGCCGCCGCCTTCGGCAAGCGGAACGGGCTCGCCGACACCTCGGTCGCCGACCTCGCCGCCAGCCCGGAGGTGCTCGCCGAGATCGAGCGCGGGGTGACGGCGGCGAACGGCAAACTCTCCCGCGTCGAGCAGATCAAGAAGTATCGCGTGCTCGGCGAGGTGTGGGAGCCGGGCGGCGACTGCCTGACGGCCACCGGCAAACTCCGCCGCGCGCCGATCGCGACCCGCTACACCGATACCATCGAGGCCCTGTACTCGGCCTGA
- a CDS encoding arsenate reductase family protein — MTSGQTEIWHNPRCSKSRTATAHLDETGVAYSVRRYLDDPPTADELREVLRRLDAQPWDITRTGEQIAKDLGMADWGRTPADRDRWIEALAANPQLIQRPIVLTANGGAVVARTEDALRTLG; from the coding sequence ATGACATCAGGGCAAACCGAGATCTGGCACAACCCGCGGTGCTCGAAGAGCCGCACCGCGACGGCGCACCTGGACGAGACGGGCGTGGCCTACTCCGTGCGGCGCTACCTGGACGACCCGCCGACCGCGGACGAGTTGCGCGAGGTGCTGCGGCGGCTCGACGCGCAACCGTGGGACATCACCCGCACCGGCGAGCAGATCGCCAAGGATCTGGGCATGGCGGACTGGGGCCGCACGCCCGCCGACCGCGACCGGTGGATCGAGGCGCTGGCCGCCAACCCGCAGTTGATCCAGCGTCCCATCGTGCTGACGGCGAACGGCGGCGCGGTGGTCGCCCGCACCGAGGACGCCTTGCGCACGCTCGGCTGA
- a CDS encoding TIGR00266 family protein, which translates to MKVQLRHNPASTVARCFLAGGEPMRVESGAMVAHSAGITLQAKAEGGILAGLKRSVLAGESFFVSTFTAPQQGGWVDVAPALPGDMLNLQITPDRPFFISRGGWIANSHGVQVESKWGGFANLFGGEGGFGLRAHGEGEIVVGVFGAIDVIDLQPGEPITIDTGHVVAYDLAMNFTIRRAVSGRSIQSLKSGEGFVFDFVGPGRVLLQTRNPGAFLSWASTGASSS; encoded by the coding sequence ATGAAGGTTCAACTGCGCCACAATCCCGCCTCCACCGTCGCGCGGTGCTTCCTCGCGGGCGGTGAGCCGATGCGGGTCGAGAGCGGCGCCATGGTCGCCCATTCGGCGGGAATCACGTTGCAGGCCAAGGCCGAAGGCGGCATCCTGGCCGGTCTCAAGCGCTCGGTGCTCGCCGGGGAGTCGTTCTTCGTCTCCACGTTCACCGCGCCGCAGCAGGGCGGTTGGGTCGATGTCGCGCCCGCGCTACCCGGCGACATGCTGAACCTGCAGATCACCCCGGACCGGCCGTTCTTCATCAGCCGAGGCGGCTGGATCGCCAACTCGCACGGCGTGCAGGTGGAGAGCAAGTGGGGCGGCTTCGCGAATCTGTTCGGCGGCGAGGGCGGTTTCGGTCTGCGCGCGCACGGCGAAGGCGAGATCGTGGTCGGCGTCTTCGGCGCGATCGACGTGATCGACCTGCAGCCGGGCGAACCGATCACCATCGATACCGGGCACGTGGTCGCCTACGACCTGGCCATGAACTTCACCATCCGCCGCGCCGTCTCCGGCCGCTCCATCCAGTCGCTGAAGTCGGGCGAAGGATTCGTCTTCGACTTCGTCGGTCCCGGGCGGGTGCTGCTGCAGACCCGGAACCCGGGCGCGTTCCTGTCCTGGGCCAGCACCGGCGCCTCGTCGAGCTGA
- a CDS encoding PucR family transcriptional regulator: MNERSARIDGLHRTAASLLEGFYGTLPPYAQLPFSLVETDFARGAKLNVDLFFQYLRRGVEPSEADTRELVELAMDRLRDGTPLAEVLERYRLGAAFLWERLRDSAGADEALLLDASPALLKYITLVGSRIATAAVQRVHDPRWELLERRRGIAEALLAGRDPVEWADDPVIPVADAFLVAVFRLCGSSGGPAAALRHRVEAIPGVFLRLDTGGWTALVPLASGDDGSAALAGLTARLPAHAPGRVPPYWVGVGAAPTRAAIPALAAEARVLAELGRCLARREIICRRTDLHFEYTVAVSDAARPGLAALLAPLDAQPMLAETLETFVDTGFNQLATARQLMVHRNTVTYRLSRVHELTGLDPHRPADAMTLSAARLARLLEAASFAP, translated from the coding sequence ATGAACGAACGATCCGCGCGGATCGACGGCCTGCACCGCACCGCGGCCTCGCTGCTGGAGGGGTTCTACGGCACGCTGCCGCCCTACGCACAGCTGCCCTTCTCACTGGTCGAAACCGATTTCGCCCGCGGCGCGAAGCTCAACGTCGATCTGTTCTTCCAGTACCTGCGCCGCGGCGTCGAGCCGTCCGAAGCCGACACCAGGGAGCTGGTGGAACTGGCGATGGACCGGCTGCGCGACGGCACGCCGCTGGCCGAGGTGCTGGAGCGGTATCGGCTCGGCGCGGCTTTCCTCTGGGAGCGGCTGCGCGATTCGGCGGGCGCCGACGAGGCCCTGCTGCTGGACGCCTCCCCCGCGCTGCTGAAGTACATCACGCTGGTCGGCTCGCGCATCGCGACGGCGGCCGTCCAGCGCGTCCACGATCCGCGATGGGAGCTGCTGGAGCGACGCCGCGGAATCGCCGAGGCGCTGCTCGCCGGGCGTGATCCGGTGGAGTGGGCCGACGACCCGGTCATCCCGGTGGCCGACGCCTTCCTGGTCGCGGTGTTCCGGCTGTGCGGGAGCAGCGGTGGACCCGCGGCAGCCCTGCGGCACCGGGTCGAGGCCATCCCCGGCGTCTTCCTGCGTTTGGACACCGGCGGCTGGACCGCGCTGGTCCCCTTGGCCTCCGGCGACGACGGTTCGGCCGCGCTGGCCGGGCTCACCGCGCGCCTGCCCGCGCACGCGCCAGGCCGGGTTCCCCCGTACTGGGTGGGCGTGGGAGCCGCGCCCACGAGGGCCGCGATCCCCGCGCTCGCCGCCGAGGCGCGGGTGCTCGCCGAACTCGGGCGCTGTCTCGCGCGACGCGAGATCATCTGTCGCCGAACGGATCTGCACTTCGAATACACGGTGGCGGTGAGCGACGCGGCCCGGCCGGGGCTGGCCGCGCTGCTCGCACCGCTGGACGCCCAGCCGATGCTCGCCGAGACGCTGGAGACGTTCGTGGACACCGGCTTCAATCAGCTCGCCACGGCGCGGCAGCTGATGGTGCACCGCAACACGGTGACCTATCGCCTCTCGCGCGTGCACGAACTCACCGGACTTGATCCGCACCGTCCCGCCGACGCCATGACGCTGTCCGCGGCGCGGCTGGCCAGACTGCTCGAAGCCGCCTCGTTCGCACCGTAG